A window from Zingiber officinale cultivar Zhangliang chromosome 7A, Zo_v1.1, whole genome shotgun sequence encodes these proteins:
- the LOC121999974 gene encoding receptor-like protein 51 translates to MERRAAALPLLLALLSSYVWTGGGRGTSPIPPPAASQLSPVASLAAAVAGGSTLDPRQLAALQSLGFPISVDPCAAPSPLGNATACDDDAPFRHLVSLRLANCSPDLDIPSTALRALSTLRSLAFFHCPIAAPRRLPPSLLASLRLFSCVASLSHLTGLWLSRLENLTELSVVGVPVSSRRGASVILSKMLDLRSATISSANLSGVLPRSWHALDLVHLDLSANRLSGPVPSSVSVLGYLEILNLSSNALTGTLPNTVGNLAELKIATLAYNSLFGPIPDSMSQLSALVHLDLSSNHFNGSVPSFLSEMKALEFLNLENNNFQGVLPFNASFLRRLKVFKVGGNSNLCYNHTLLSSKLNLGIAPCDKYGLPVSPPVDRSDSSDYSDDDNDEDSGDKGGGGAGTHHTPSKLVLGVAIGLSCFVFLAIFLVCLSKACG, encoded by the coding sequence ATGGAGCGTCGCGCGGCCGCTCTTCCGCTGCTACTGGCGCTGCTATCTTCATACGTTTGGACCGGCGGCGGCCGTGGCACCAGCCCGATTCCGCCGCCCGCCGCCTCCCAGTTGTCCCCCGTTGCCTCCCTGGCCGCGGCAGTTGCGGGCGGGTCCACCCTCGACCCCCGCCAGCTCGCGGCTCTTCAGTCCTTGGGCTTCCCCATCTCCGTCGACCCCTGCGCTGCCCCCTCTCCACTCGGTAACGCCACTGCATGCGACGACGACGCGCCATTCCGCCACCTCGTCTCCCTCCGCCTCGCCAACTGCTCCCCAGACCTCGACATCCCCTCCACCGCCCTGCGCGCCCTCTCCACCCTCCGCTCCCTCGCCTTCTTCCACTGCCCGATCGCTGCCCCGAGGCGCCTTCCGCCCTCCCTCCTCGCTTCCCTCCGCCTTTTCTCCTGCGTCGCCTCCCTCTCCCACCTCACTGGCCTGTGGCTCTCCCGCCTCGAGAACCTCACCGAACTCTCCGTCGTCGGCGTCCCCGTCTCCTCCAGACGCGGAGCCTCCGTGATCCTCTCCAAAATGCTCGATCTTCGCTCCGCCACAATCTCCTCCGCCAACCTCTCCGGCGTCCTTCCCCGCTCTTGGCACGCCCTCGACCTCGTTCACCTCGACCTCTCCGCCAACCGCCTCAGCGGCCCGGTCCCGAGCTCCGTCTCCGTGCTTGGCTACCTCGAAATCCTAAACCTCAGCTCCAACGCGCTCACCGGAACCCTACCCAACACCGTCGGCAACCTCGCAGAGCTAAAAATCGCAACTTTAGCATACAATTCGCTTTTCGGCCCCATACCCGATTCAATGTCGCAGCTCTCGGCGCTTGTCCACCTCGATCTCAGCTCGAATCACTTCAACGGAAGCGTCCCAAGTTTCCTATCCGAGATGAAAGCCCTTGAGTTCTTAAATTTAGAGAATAACAACTTCCAAGGAGTCCTTCCCTTCAACGCCTCCTTCCTGCGGAGGCTCAAGGTCTTCAAGGTGGGCGGCAACAGCAACCTCTGCTACAACCACACTCTGCTATCCTCCAAGCTAAACCTGGGGATTGCCCCTTGCGACAAGTACGGGCTACCGGTGTCGCCGCCGGTGGACCGCTCAGACTCGTCGGATTACTCCGACGACGACAATGACGAGGACAGCGGAGACAAAGGCGGCGGCGGTGCCGGAACCCACCACACGCCAAGTAAGCTGGTACTGGGAGTGGCCATCGGCCTCTCCTGCTTTGTGTTCTTGGCCATCTTCCTTGTTTGCCTCTCCAAGGCTTGTGGCTGA
- the LOC122001134 gene encoding ras-related protein Rab7-like, with the protein MASRRRTLLKVIILGDSGVGKTSLMNQYVTKKFSNQYKATIGADFLTKEVQIDDRLFTLQIWDTAGQERFQSLGVAFYRGADCCVLVYDVNVGKSFDNLNRWREEFLIQASPSEPDNFPFIVLGNKADIDGGNSRVVSEKKAKQWCASKGNLPYFETSAKEGTNVEAAFQCIASIALKNEPEEEIYLPDTIDVATGRGQQRSTGCQC; encoded by the exons ATGGCTTCCCGCAGGAGAACGCTTCTCAAAGTGATCATTCTCGGCGACAGCGG GGTTGGGAAGACGTCTCTAATGAATCA ATATGTGACTAAGAAGTTTAGTAACCAGTACAAAGCTACAATTGGAGCCGATTTCTTAACCAAGGAAGTGCAAATCGATGACAGGTTGTTCACGTTACAG ATATGGGATACGGCAGGGCAGGAAAGGTTCCAAAGTCTAGGTGTGGCATTCTATCGTGGTGCAGATTGTTGTGTTCTTGTCTATGATGTAAATGTTGGGAAATCATTTGATAACCTAAACCGTTGGCGGGAAGAATTTCTGATTCAG GCAAGCCCCTCAGAACCAGATAACTTCCCATTTATAGTCTTGGGGAATAAAGCAGACATTGATGGCGGTAACAGTCGAGTG GTTTCTGAGAAGAAGGCAAAGCAATGGTGTGCTTCAAAGGGCAACCTTCCTTACTTTGAGACATCTGCTAAGGAGGGAACAAATGTGGAAGCTGCTTTCCAGTGCATAGCCAGCATTGCTCTCAAGAATGAACCAGAGGAGGAAAT ATACCTACCGGATACTATCGATGTGGCCACCGGCAGGGGGCAGCAAAGATCAACTGGCTGCCAATGCTAG